A segment of the Mycobacterium intracellulare ATCC 13950 genome:
CCCGGTGACCAGGTGATGGTCGGAGTGGCACATGCCCGCCGCTTCCATCTGGATCTTGACCTCATGCGCTTGCGGGTCGCCGATCTCGATTTCCTCGATGGACCAGGGCTGGTTGAACTCCCAGATCAGTGCGCCTTTTGTCTTCACGATGGTCCTGACCCCATTTCGCCTTTGGAATTGATCAGCGCTGACCGGCCCTTCATGCCGGCCAGCTAGGTGACGGATGCCACAGGCACCCTCGTCGCGTCAGCATAGCGCGTGCAACAAATCAAATGCTTGGTTGGCTCCCCGCGGCGATCGCAAGCCCGGCGTAGCCGGGGCGCAGCGGGTTGCCGGCATTGCTTCGGTCACCAGATGGGGACCGGTGCTTCGCCGAGCGGGTAGTAGCCGGGCAGCTTCTCGCCCGCGATGCTGCGTTCGATGCGCCGCTGCATGCCCTCGCTCAGGTCGCCGGACTCGATGAGCTTGCCGTACATGTACGCGACGTGTCCGAAGTCGAAGAAGTCGCGCTGCCACTCGATCAACAGGTCGTCGTTGAGCCGGAACCAGCTGCCGCCGATGCCGTAGATCTCGCCCTGGGTGCCGTCGGCCTTGTTGACGATCTGCTTCCAGAAGCCGACGATCTCGCCCTGCTTCTCGTCGATGAGCACCTTCTGGTACTCATACACCCAGTTCTCCAGGCCTTCCATCTCCAAACCCAAAGCGATGTCGCGGATCTCGTCGACGCCGACGCACATCACGTCTTCTTTGGGGCCGATGTTCCACCCGTAGGTCGCGTCTTTGGTATAGAAGTCCGCCAATGGCCGCCAGTCACCGGCCTTTTCGCAGTCCTTGTTGGCTTGCAGCCAGCGGTCGACCCATGCCTCGAGCTCTTCGCGTGACGCCACTGTCAATCTTCTTTCTCTTTGATGAGTAGTGCTTGTGTTGGGCACATCTCGACCGCGCGTTCGACTTCGTCGCGGGCGTCTTCGGGGGGCTCGGGGTCAAGGATCTCGACCTTGCCCCGCTTGGGCACCTGGAAGTAGTCGGGCGCCTCCAGTTCGCACATGGCGTGGCCCTGACACAAATCCAGATCGGCTTCGATTCGGAATCCGCCCATCGGACTTACTCCTTACGCGTTGCGCTTGCGGTAGCGGACCTTGGCCGGCCGGGCGAGCTGCACGACCATCTTCGAGTGATCGTTGTGATAGCTGTCCGCCGGTTGCGCCATCTCGAAGTCGTACTCGCGCAACAGCACCGAGAAGATCGCCTTGATCTGCATCTGGGCGAACGCGGCGCCCACGCAGCGGTGGCGACCCGCACCGAACGGAATCCAGGTCCACCGGTTGACGATGTCGGCCTGCTCGGGCTTGTTGTAGCGGTCGGGCCGAAACGCGTCGGGGTCGGGGAAGTCCTCGGGAATCCGGTTGGAGATCGCCGGGGACGCCGCGACGTAGTCGCCGTTGTGTATCGGGAAGCCCTCGACCTCGAACTCGCCCTTGGCCACCCGCATCAGGATGATCAGCGGTGGGTGCAGCCGCAGCGTCTCCTTGACCACGTTGTCCAGCTTCGGAATCGAGCGCAGCGCATGGAAACTCACCTCCTGGCCGTCGGCGTAGAGCTCCTCGAGCTCGGCCAGCACCTCGGCGTACACCTCGGGATGGCGGATCAGCTCGATCAACGTCCAGGCCGAGGTCCCCGAACTCGTGTGGTGCCCGGCGAACATCAGCGAGATGAACATGCCGGTGACCTCGTCGGCGGAGAACCGCAGATTGCCGTCCTCGTCCTTGATCGACACCAGCACGTCGAGCATGTCGCGATCGGCCTTGTCCTTCGGCGGGTTGGCCAGCCGCTGGTCCATGATCTCCTGAACCACCGCAACGAGTTTGACGCGGGCCTCGTCGCGGCGCCGGAAGCTGTCGATCGGCAGGTACGGATCGACGTAGCACAGCGGGTCGGTGCCGCGTTCCAGCTCGTGGTAGTACTCGGCGAACCGGTGGTCGAGCTGCTCGCGGAACTTCAAACCGATCAGGCAGGCCGTCGAGGTGTAGATCGTCAGCTCGGCGAAGAAGTCGAGGAGCTCGATCTCGCCCTCGTCGCCCCAGTCGGCGATCATCTTCTTGACTTCGCCCTCGATGGTGCTGGCGTGGCCCTTCATCTGCTCGCCGCGCAGCGCCGAGTTGTGCAGCATCTCCTTGCGCCGCTCGGGGCTGGCGTCGAACACCACGCCCTTACCGAAGATCGGCGTCATGAAGGGGTAGGCCTCGGCCTGATCCAGGTCTTCGTCGGCGGAGCGGAAGAAGAACTCGTTGGCGCCCGCGCCCGACAACAGGATGACGTGCTTTCCGGCCAGCTGGAACCAGCCGACGTCGCCGCACTCGTCACGGACGCGTTTCATCAAACCGATTGGGTCGGTGCGGAATTCCTCGAGGTGGCCGTGCTCCTCTTCACCGCCGGAAACCCGGGGCACGATCGCGGTGGTCATCTGCTCACTCCTCCTCGGCGCGCGATGCGCGCCGCATCGTCGATTCGCGAAGTGGTCGTCATTGTCCTGGCATCCCCTCTTCGCCGAGTGCGAGCTTCTGGCGATCTTTGTTGTCTGCTAACGGCGCCTCGGGCTGGAGCTCCATGTTGGCGACGAAGCCGCCCCGCGGCGTCTCCGCGACGAACGTAATCGCCCGCGCGAGATCGGACGCCCGCAGGAAGTAGTCGTGGCGGGCCTGCCCCCACTTGGCCCAATCTTCCAGTGCGGGACCGATCTTCTCGGCGGGCAGGCTCCACCCCATCGACGTCTTCGTCGGGCCGGGATGCACGATCGAGGCCCGCACGCCCGTGCCCTCGAGCTCCATCTGGAAGTTGGTGACCATCGCCACGAGCGCGGCCTTGGCCGCGCCGTAGGCCCCCATGTGCGGCCGCTGGCGCAGGGCGACATCGGAACCGACGAAGATCAGGTCGCCCCGCTGGCGCTCCAGCATGCCCGGCAGCACCGCGGCGGCCAGCCGGTTGGCGCCGACGAGGTGGATCTGCAGCTGGGACTCGAATTCGTCGGTGGTGATCTCGGCGAGCTTGCCGAAGTACGTGTCGCCCGCCCCGGCCACCAGCACCTCGATGTCGCCGAGCGCGTCGACCGACTGGGCCACAAAGGATTTCACCGAATTTGGATCGGTCACATCGAGGTGAAACCCGACCGCCTCGCCGCCGTCGGCGTTGATCTTGCCGACGATGTCGTCGAGCTTCTCGACCCGGCGTGCGCCCAGGGCGACCGGGAAGCCGTGCGCCGCGAGGTCGATGGCGGCGGCCTCCCCGATGCCGGAGGACGCGCCGGCCACGATGGCGGGCCGGCGTTCGGGCAGGGGCTCAAAGCGGGGCATTCAGCGGACCTCCACGCTCATTGGTAGGTGGGCGAATCCGCGGACATTGCTGGAGTGGACGCGGACGGCGTTGGCCTCGTCCACTTCATAGCCGCGGATTCGCTTGAACAACTCGGTGAGCGCCACCCGGGCTTCCATCCGCGCCAGATGCGCGCCCAGGCAGAAGTGTGCGCCGCTACCGAAACTCAATAGCTTGGGCCCGATTTCGCGCCCGATCACATAGTCGTCAGGGTGGTCGAAGACCCGCTCGTCACGATGGCCCGAACCGGGCAACAGCAACAGGACGTCGCCGTCGGGAATGGTGGTGTCGTAGAGGGTGAGCTCGCCGGACACGGTGCGGGCCAGGATCTGGCTGGAGGTGTCGTAGCGCAGGGTCTCCTCGACCCACAGCGGCACCCGGGACAGATCGTCGTAGACCGGAGTCAGCTGATCGGGGTTCTTATGACCCCAAAAGGCGGCGTTGGCAAGCAGTTTGGTGGTGGTCTCGTTTCCCGCGATCACCATCAGGAACATGAAGCCGAGCACCTCGTCGTCGGTGAGCCGGTCGCCGTCGATCTCGGCTTCCAGCAGCGCCGACGTCAGATCGTCCGTCAATTGCTCGCGCCGCTCGGCCACCATCTGTTGGTAGTAGACGATGAGGTTGAGGGAGGCCTCGACGGCCTCGGGCGGCACGTCGGTGACGCCCTCGTCGCGGTGCATCACCCCGTCGGCCCAGGCGCGGACCTGGTCTCGGTCCGGCTCGGGCACACCCATCAACTCGGAGATGACGTCCATGGGCAGCTTGCCGGCGAACTCGTCGACATAGTCGACGGTGCCGTTCTCCGCCTTGGCCAGCATCGTGTCGAGGTGCTGCGTGGCGATCTCGGTGACCCGGGGTTCGAGTTCGCGAATCCGGCGCGGGGTGAAGCCTTTTGAGACCAGCGTGCGCAGCCGCAGGTGGGCCGGATCGTCCATCGCGAGAAAGCTCATCGTCTTACTGGCGTGCGGGCCGCGCGACGCCGGATCCAGCGAGACGCCGTACTTGTTGGACAGCGTGGTGCTGTTGCGGAATCCCTGCAGCACGTCTTGGTGCCGGGACAGCGCCCAGAACTTCAGTTCTTCATTGCGATACAGCGGGGCGTCGTCGCGAAGACGCTTGTAGTACGGGTACGGATCCTCGTGGAAGTCGTAATCGTACGGATCGAGGACCAGCTCGTGGTCGCCAACGTGGACGGTCATCGCTTAGGTTCCTGCCTCTGTCTCTGGGCTGGTGTCTTTGGCGCCGGTCAGGATCAGCCGGACCACGTAGGCCAGCCGGTCGGCGATCTCGCGGTAGCTGAATTCGCCACTGCCGCCCTGGACCAGCGCGCCGAAAAAGGACATCTCCAGTGCGGACACGGTCGTGGGATCGGCGTTGGGGCCCATCGCGGATGTGATCCTGCGGTGGATCTCCACGCCGATGCGGTCGCGGGCGGCGCGCACCGCGGGGTCCGCCCCGCCGCTGAGCAAGGCCGTCGTGCAGGCGGCGCTGACTTCGGGCTCGTCGGCGACCACCAGGGCCAGATGGCGCAGCACCTGTTCCACCCTGCTGGGCATCGGGTCGTTGACGTCGGTGAAGTAGGGGACCTGCCGCACCAGGTCCAGGTAGACCTCGGCGATCAGGTGATTCTTCGACGAGAAGTAGGTGTAGGCGGTGGCGGGCGCCACCTTGGCGCGGGCCGCCACCGCGCGCACGGTCAGGTCGGCGTAGGACTTTTCGCGCAACGTTTCGATGCCGGCGGCCAATACTTTCCGGAAGGTCTCCTCTTGACGCCGGTTGCGCGGCGTCTGGCCGGTCTGACGGTCGGCGTCGGAGGTGATCGCCAGTGCATCGCTGGACACATGTCCAAGCTAGTGGATGGTGTCGGCGCGAAGCAAGTCCGTCCGGGAAACATTGTGGTTAATCTGCGGTTTTGGGGCGAGTATTCCAGCCGAACGGGATCCGCCCTTGCACCGCCGCTGGCCAGGAGACTATGGTTCGATCGGACGATATCGGACAACTGTCCACTAGATTGGCGTGCCGGGTTGACCGCGCACAGACAGGAGCGGGACATGGCCTTGCTGGCCGGCGGCGTGAGCGAACTCTTCATCGACGGCAAGATGTCGGCCGGGAGCGCCGGCACCTTTGCCACGGTCAACCCGGCGACCGAGGAAGTGCTCGGGGTCGCGGCCAACGCCGACGCCGCCGACATGGACCGCGCGATCGATGCCGCGCGGCGAGCCTTCGATGAGACGGACTGGTCGCGCAACACCGAATTGCGGGTGCGCTGCGTGCGGCAACTGCGCGAGGCGA
Coding sequences within it:
- a CDS encoding TetR/AcrR family transcriptional regulator, with protein sequence MSSDALAITSDADRQTGQTPRNRRQEETFRKVLAAGIETLREKSYADLTVRAVAARAKVAPATAYTYFSSKNHLIAEVYLDLVRQVPYFTDVNDPMPSRVEQVLRHLALVVADEPEVSAACTTALLSGGADPAVRAARDRIGVEIHRRITSAMGPNADPTTVSALEMSFFGALVQGGSGEFSYREIADRLAYVVRLILTGAKDTSPETEAGT
- a CDS encoding ferredoxin, with translation MGGFRIEADLDLCQGHAMCELEAPDYFQVPKRGKVEILDPEPPEDARDEVERAVEMCPTQALLIKEKED
- a CDS encoding cytochrome P450, with protein sequence MTTAIVPRVSGGEEEHGHLEEFRTDPIGLMKRVRDECGDVGWFQLAGKHVILLSGAGANEFFFRSADEDLDQAEAYPFMTPIFGKGVVFDASPERRKEMLHNSALRGEQMKGHASTIEGEVKKMIADWGDEGEIELLDFFAELTIYTSTACLIGLKFREQLDHRFAEYYHELERGTDPLCYVDPYLPIDSFRRRDEARVKLVAVVQEIMDQRLANPPKDKADRDMLDVLVSIKDEDGNLRFSADEVTGMFISLMFAGHHTSSGTSAWTLIELIRHPEVYAEVLAELEELYADGQEVSFHALRSIPKLDNVVKETLRLHPPLIILMRVAKGEFEVEGFPIHNGDYVAASPAISNRIPEDFPDPDAFRPDRYNKPEQADIVNRWTWIPFGAGRHRCVGAAFAQMQIKAIFSVLLREYDFEMAQPADSYHNDHSKMVVQLARPAKVRYRKRNA
- a CDS encoding cytochrome P450; the encoded protein is MTVHVGDHELVLDPYDYDFHEDPYPYYKRLRDDAPLYRNEELKFWALSRHQDVLQGFRNSTTLSNKYGVSLDPASRGPHASKTMSFLAMDDPAHLRLRTLVSKGFTPRRIRELEPRVTEIATQHLDTMLAKAENGTVDYVDEFAGKLPMDVISELMGVPEPDRDQVRAWADGVMHRDEGVTDVPPEAVEASLNLIVYYQQMVAERREQLTDDLTSALLEAEIDGDRLTDDEVLGFMFLMVIAGNETTTKLLANAAFWGHKNPDQLTPVYDDLSRVPLWVEETLRYDTSSQILARTVSGELTLYDTTIPDGDVLLLLPGSGHRDERVFDHPDDYVIGREIGPKLLSFGSGAHFCLGAHLARMEARVALTELFKRIRGYEVDEANAVRVHSSNVRGFAHLPMSVEVR
- a CDS encoding nuclear transport factor 2-like protein; translated protein: MASREELEAWVDRWLQANKDCEKAGDWRPLADFYTKDATYGWNIGPKEDVMCVGVDEIRDIALGLEMEGLENWVYEYQKVLIDEKQGEIVGFWKQIVNKADGTQGEIYGIGGSWFRLNDDLLIEWQRDFFDFGHVAYMYGKLIESGDLSEGMQRRIERSIAGEKLPGYYPLGEAPVPIW
- a CDS encoding SDR family oxidoreductase, translating into MPRFEPLPERRPAIVAGASSGIGEAAAIDLAAHGFPVALGARRVEKLDDIVGKINADGGEAVGFHLDVTDPNSVKSFVAQSVDALGDIEVLVAGAGDTYFGKLAEITTDEFESQLQIHLVGANRLAAAVLPGMLERQRGDLIFVGSDVALRQRPHMGAYGAAKAALVAMVTNFQMELEGTGVRASIVHPGPTKTSMGWSLPAEKIGPALEDWAKWGQARHDYFLRASDLARAITFVAETPRGGFVANMELQPEAPLADNKDRQKLALGEEGMPGQ